In Meles meles chromosome 13, mMelMel3.1 paternal haplotype, whole genome shotgun sequence, the DNA window AAAGCTACAAATACATTATGATATACACCCAAACTTACCAGGTTTAGGTACTTCTAGACCTCTTTCTTTATAGAAATCatgcatttgctttttttctcctaaaaaatgataaaacacagACTAAATTACACTTAAAATGTAACTAGTAGAGTCAGCAGAGATTCTGGGATTCACAACTATGTAATAAAACAAACTTACTTTCCTCTAGATTGATCACTAATTTGTACACTATGTCTTGTAACTGTCGGTCCAACCTAATAAAAGGAAAGGATGGAGAATACCTCAGAATTCAGCAAAATGCATTTTGGTACAGAGTGAGAGTGAATGATGCTCTTTGCAACTGTTTTCTCTTGGGAGTGGATTATCTCCTTTTTCAGAGGTGAATTACTTTTAGGTAGCACTGGCTCTCACCTGAGATGAACTCAAGTAATTAATTCTATGTAATCATAAGTAATCATAGACTCTTGAATAGTTTGCTCAATTATTCCACGTGTACTGGTCTTACTCCCTTGCAGAGACTGTATTTTGAACTTCTGTACATCATCTACAAAGCATTCTTCTATAAAGGAGTAAAAACGTAATAGTATTTGCTGAACAAATGAAAGTAATCCACCTTTAGTATTCTTCTTCCCTTAGGAAACGGAATATgaatggaaaatttggaaaaaaagcCCCACAATGACCTATGATACACAGGTTTTTCTAAAGAGGACCGTTGTTTCAggcattacttttaaaaaagtaatttcaaaataaaattttaaaaattcctttttaaaaagaattctaaatatcCCCCAAATGACAAGCCTAAACTAGTCTCATTAACTTGAGTGACAGAATTAAAATCCTCAAAAAGAGAGGCCtgtgcttttttaatttttttgtcccCAGCAGATATCGCAGTGCCTGGTACAGAGTAAGTGTTCTATATGTATTTTTGAGAATACGTAGTTCCCTTTTCAAAAGAAGTCAGGAGTTTATTCCCAACTACACAATTAGAAGCCTTCAGaaaaagtctatttaaaatacaaattttacttatatatttgtcTTACCTTATGTTATAAAGAGGTTGTGTCTGATGTACTACTATGTTGCATTTTGGACATCTGTTGCTATAGTAAAAATGTCTTACAATGCAGCTTTTACaaactgttgaaaaagaaaatgtttaaattagGATGCTTTAGAGACATTTCAAAAATTGAGTGTATAAGTTCGAAATGTGAACTATATGCTTACATGTATGAAGACATTCTGTAATGGTAGTTGCATCTATTAAGTAACCTTTGCAAATGGAACACAAGATGTATGGTGTCAGCTCAGAGAGATTAATCAGGCGCTGGAAATGCAATGCAAATAGTTGTAAAATTACAAGTACTCGTCTTCTCAAATTCTTAAACCATAATCCCCACATTTCATTATAAACAATGTGTAACTTAATTTGCAACACGGAAACATGTTACAGCACCTCCAACCCTTCAAAATCCTAATCGAAGTTACAATAACACAATATAAACCAATGTTTCAAAAGGATCTCATTCTTTTGGATATACTTTATATTACCAGATAAGGGGCATCTTACTTTATGAATTTATTACAAAATGTGCAAACTTTCCAGATACTGGTGTTTACATTTAATATATCAATTCCGACTGGCTAGGTGTTACCAACTTTATAAAGTATGCGCTACCACGTTAAAAAAACGAACAAAACCTCTTCTCAATTAGACTTATGAGATAGGGGTTTACAAACCATCCTCTGAACACCCTGTAGAAAGGGTCCCGTCCGACCGTAAGCTCTTGGAAGGCAGGAGCACTGTACCCTTGGCCCCTACCCACCTggcataatttaataattatttacagAATAATAGAGTCGGACCTGGAGAGCCCAAGTGATTGGCAGGAAGCTCACAAAAAGAGTCGGCAAGGAATCGGGTGCGGACCAGTCCGCGCCACATGCCTAGGCAGGTtgagagggaggggtggaggtcGACGCGAGTGCCAAAGGCTGCAGCGGCGAGCTGGGGACGCGGCCCGGCCCTTACTGGGGAGGGCTGGCTTGGACCCTCAGGCCCCTCCGGCCCCGCGTGCTCGGGCACCGGCTATAAAtacctcctcctcgtcctctgaGTCCGGCCGACCCCCCTCCAGCCTCAGCGAGAAGTGGctcatctcttcctcctcctcctcctcctcttcctccagctcctcatcCTCTTCCAACTCGTCGTCCTCGTCCTCGAAGCGGCCCCTCATGCGGCCCAGGCTGCGCTCGGGCTCCAACTCTGGGGGCCGGGAGCCCGAGCAGCCTGGAGCCCCCGCCTCGGGCAAAGGCGGCGGGCCCTCCTCACCCGCTGCGGGTGCGGGGGTCAGAGCAGGCGGGGAGACagcaggcggcggcggcggcatgGCTGCAGCTCCCTCGGCCTTGTCGACGCCCGCGCTCCCTGCGGCCACCGAGACCCTCTCCATGCCGAGGGCAGAGACCGGGGAAGACGAGACCGGGCGGCTGGATAGCGCGGGAGTTCTGCCTACCTGCCTAGGCGGCCAGTGCGCAGGCGCGGGAGACCTGCAGGGCCCGCTGGGAAATGTGGTTCGCTGCCCCTCACCTAAACCTGGACGGGCGTGCACTGAGCCCCTGTGCATATAGGGTGGGGCCTGCGGGTCGTCTTCCGAATTTTTTCTTTGGAAGGCTGACGCTGTCTttactccttcttttttttttttaagatttaattttttaaaagtgatctgtgtacccagcgtggggctcgatcttccCGACCTGAGATCAACAGCTGCaggttctaccgactgagccaacccGCCCGTCTCTTCACtcccttttaaaaatgacaaaattggtACCGTTCCAGACAGCAGTATTCTGTCCGCATCAGTTGATGGGCAGAGCACTTAAATGGGCGTTAATGTAATGTTGTATTACGAACAATAACGACTTAAATTTGAAGAGCCATTGTGCGTTTCTTTCATCCAAGAGTATTTCCATTAGGAAGTATGACGtctctatttttgaaatatgtaaGTTTACTTATTTGGAGCAATTAAATCTTGTATTGCCACAGGATGGAAATTTAATCGCCGTAGGAAGACCATCCATGAGTTCCCAACACATAGAGTAAAGTCCATTatatttaattcaacaaacatttatggaagGTCTATTGTAGCAGGAACTGAGACCTATTCAggcactcccacccccacccccaccccaatttttttttggaaagatattTGGAGTTGCTGACTAACGTAGTGCCAGCTAATGTCATGATGCTTGCAAGCTGAATTCAGAAAGGAATCAAAAGCTCCTTAAGAAAatatgctggggggggggggtcgcctgggtggctcagtggtttaagccgcttccttcggctcaggtcatgatctcagggtcctgcgatcgagtcccgcatcgggctctctgcttggcagggagcctgcttccctctcactctctctgcctacttgtgatctctctctgtcaaataaataaataatatcttaaaaaaaaaatgctgggggAAAAATATCTGAGAGAGACTGGGTTGTCACTGAGTAAAATTAATGTTCATGTGGGAGTGGCATACATTTTTCTTAGGGAATGGTGAGGAAATCAAGTCACTATGCTTGTTTGGGAAAAACAATCAGATTTAATGTGCCCCCATTGCTCCTGCACTAGCCTCTACCTTTCTCTTTGCAGTCCCCAAACTCTGGTCAAGCCTAAGATACTGAAATTTGCAAGATCCAAAAAGTGGAAGAAAGGATATGTCTCCTTCTACACGGAGGAGTATAAAGCCTCTAGGGAGGGGAATGGGAACTTAGACCAGGATATTGAAAGAGGACactgaagagagagagactgaaagagaCAAACACACGATACCTGAGATACTCTCCTTACCGGGCTCTAAAACTGTAAGCACTTCCACGTGATTACATTGGATAAAGGCATATAGCATCCAACCTTTCAGCATTGTTCAGAGCTACCTGATGAAAAAGAATTACTTGTGCCATgacttttaattataaaatgttgtAGTATGAtatgaaatattattaatattaacaaaGTTTTACTTTATGTataatatgaaaatgtaaaatattgataatccccaaatttaaaaaaaatacaatcaagaATTGCATGTTTTCAAAGCTGGCAAGCTGAGGAATTACGAAATTTGTATTACTGCT includes these proteins:
- the PCGF6 gene encoding polycomb group RING finger protein 6 isoform X1, which codes for MHRGSVHARPGLGEGQRTTFPSGPCRSPAPAHWPPRQVGRTPALSSRPVSSSPVSALGMERVSVAAGSAGVDKAEGAAAMPPPPPAVSPPALTPAPAAGEEGPPPLPEAGAPGCSGSRPPELEPERSLGRMRGRFEDEDDELEEDEELEEEEEEEEEEMSHFSLRLEGGRPDSEDEEERLINLSELTPYILCSICKGYLIDATTITECLHTFCKSCIVRHFYYSNRCPKCNIVVHQTQPLYNIRLDRQLQDIVYKLVINLEEREKKQMHDFYKERGLEVPKPAVPQPVPSSKGRSKKVLESVFRIPPELDMSLLLEFIGANEGTGHFKPLEKKFVRVSGEATIGHVEKFLRRKMGLDPACQVDIICGDHLLEQYQTLREIRRAIGDAAMQDGLLVLHYGLVVSPLKIT
- the PCGF6 gene encoding polycomb group RING finger protein 6 isoform X2 — translated: MHRGSVHARPGLGEGQRTTFPSGPCRSPAPAHWPPRQVGRTPALSSRPVSSSPVSALGMERVSVAAGSAGVDKAEGAAAMPPPPPAVSPPALTPAPAAGEEGPPPLPEAGAPGCSGSRPPELEPERSLGRMRGRFEDEDDELEEDEELEEEEEEEEEEMSHFSLRLEGGRPDSEDEEERLINLSELTPYILCSICKGYLIDATTITECLHTFCKSCIVRHFYYSNRCPKCNIVVHQTQPLYNIRLDRQLQDIVYKLVINLEEREKKQMHDFYKERGLEVPKPAVPQPVPSSKGRSKKVLESVFRIPPELDMSLLLEFIGANEGTGHFKVDIICGDHLLEQYQTLREIRRAIGDAAMQDGLLVLHYGLVVSPLKIT